The nucleotide window ACCTACCTGTGCTTGGTTGGTGAGACACGCCGCGTggtggctgcgccggcgtacAGCCGCTTCGCGTGCTCCTCGGCGGAGATGTCACAGCTACTGTCCCTACCGCTGACAGCGCCGTCCACCACCTCGAGCACAGTGCGGCGCCCCGCATCGCTGCAGATGGATGCCGTTGCGCGTTGGCGGCAGGAGACCCCCGAGTTCACCTACGTCTCGGACGTGTACATCccggaggtgcagctggcgcacacTATCACTCACCACCGCGACGACGTCCTTGTCGGGGCTGTGCTGGAATGCCACATCACTCGCGTGCAACCTACGCAAGGGGTGTTGGAGTTGGCCATCGAACGCGTCTTACCTGGCGGCGATGAGCGGCACTACGAGCGCCTCTGGATGGGTGGGTTTGTGTCCCAGCTGGATGCGTGATGGACCGTCTTCGGGCCTCTTCTCTACGTCATCGCCAACCCTAACATCTTTTCTTCTCTGGCTGCTagtccctctctcctcccccactgTTGCAGTCGTTGCTGCGGCTTCCTTTCCCGGCTCTGTATGTGccttgtgtgtgcacgtatgcacatgtgcgtgtatgtgagTGTAACCGAGCATACAGGGGTATAGGCCATGATACgagacgagagagggagagagcagtCCCGCGgccagtgccgctgctgcgtggtgGGGCATCTCGCAAACACGAAGGGAACGAGATGGTTCGACGTAGCGTGAGCGActcgtcacacacacacacacacataagcATGAGAGTAAAATGAGGGCAACGAAAAATGTGCTCTGCGCGGCGCCTCTCCAGCGCatcccacgcacgcacacatacacgagcgcgcgcgcaggatCCTCTCCCCACGTCTGCCAAcaccaccctcctccctcgcttccTCTCTGCATGCCTTTTACATGCAACCACATTTCACCAACCGTCTGTCctgtgcatgcatgtataCATGCATGTATCGATGCCTTGGTGGTTTGCtgcttccaccgccgccgccgccgtagcagcagcagccggctgCCTGACCAACAGGAAGGGCGAAATGGGGCAGCTTTTCACCAGCTTGTGGAGCATGTTCAAAGGAAATAAGTCCTACAAGCTGCTCATCCTTGGCCTGAACAACGCCGGTAAGACATCCATCTTGTACTACCTGCAGTTGGGGCACTCCATCGCCACCCAGCCCACCCTCGGCGGCAACACGGAAACGCTCACCATCACGCACCCGCAGACGAACAACACCATCACCTTCACTTGCTGGGACTTGGGTGgacaggagcagctgcgagaGTCGTGGAAGCTTTATTACGATCACACCGACGCCGTTctcttcgtcgtcgacgccgctgacgccgtGAAGTTCCCCAAGGCGAAAGAGGTTTtgcaccagctgctgcacggtgagccatcgctgcagcacgccacTCTTCTTGTGCTAGCAAACAAGCAGGATATGGAGTCTGCAGCAGCCCCAGCCGAGCTGATCGAGTACTTGGAACTCGGGAAGCTGAGGGACCGAACGTGGACGCTCAtgggctgcagcacctccaccggcgAGTCGCTGCGCGAGGCCATGAACTGGATCGCCGAGAACGTCTAAGTCACtgcgggcagcggcgtgcgtgAGAGACACCGAAAGAAATGTGCCCATACGCAAACACAGGCGCAGAGACAGGCATGCACACGTTTTGGGGTCCACCAAtcggaggagggaaagaagtTGGAGGGGAGTTGTGTGGGccctgcacgcgcacaggcacgcgaggctcctcctcgcgcttcttccttcccctcccgctctcccGCCCTGCTGCTGATCCGAGTCGTTGTTGGGCGTGTCTTTGTATCATTCTGTGTATGCCTATGTGtctatgtgtgtatgtacctgcgtgtgtgtgtgtgtgcgcgcgcgttgaCTCCTGCTGatgctccctctctcttccttgcccctttcttctcttgtgTGTCGGCGTCCACATTAGGGTGACGCAGGGCGCCTGCACGTGTATGAGCGCTGCCGTGTGCGGCGTCTGTGGACATTTATCACTCATCTGCTTTCTGTCCTCTGTGAGTTCGCAGTGGCGTGCCTACGCGTTGGGCCACATCACTTGTGAAAGGTGTTGATGGGGTTTTGCgggctgcgtgtgcgtgtcgttCTTCCCTCATGTCTCGACACTTTAGGACGCTCATTTTCCAGTTGAAGGAGAGGaggttggggggggggggggggcagcaggAGTAGCGGTGGATGGATGCTTCGGATGGTGTAGTGTTTCTTGGCTGTGGCCATTCCcccgccatcaccaccccgCCTCATCTCGCTAAGCGCttcacgcacacaaacaccaaGAGCAAAGCCGTACGTAAACCCGCACgagagaggtgcagcagggtggagacagagaagaaaggaggtTTCGAGCGTATGATGGTTGCGTGCGGTAAACCTGTGTCGCCTCACTGCCCCCGCCCATCCTCTCCTAGGTCGAtcccacacatacacacgccaCACAACTTTTCCCTCttgcctctcccctctctcactgccTTCACTTGATTTCAACCATcgaccaccaccgccactcccGCAcgcctttctctcctccccctctggCGTTACACTAGCGAAGGCAGGAAAATATATCAcccgccaccatcaccaccaccaccaccgcaccctctctccttctctctacgtgtgtgtgtgtgtatcggTTGCTGCGGCATTGCCTCGTTTCGCTTTTTATTTCCTCTTCGCGCGTCCATACACaacgcccctccccccccctccccgcccacGCGTACACATCCGCCGCACggcagacaggcacacaggcagcgCTGTGTTGGTGCTGCACCTGCCCAAGCACGCCCCCGCCCCTCGGCTTCACGTCATCGCTGTGATCTTCGAACGTCTTCGCCCCGGTTTCCGTTATTTCTCCGTGTGGgggggtgtgggggtggCTCGAGGAGGCtgttgccccctccctcccccctcccgtgTGGGTCTCGcccatcaccaccatcacatcacgccctcctcccagacacaggcacacgcaccactCCTTATGTGAGCAGCGCTCTTCCTGCGCCGTTGTCGTGTGTATACACCCGTACAGTGTGTATAGCGGTGACTGTGGGTGCGCGCTAGCGTATTGGCCGGTTTCATCGTTCTACACCTGTCCTTGCCCGatcgcctcccctcctcttccagcCACATCTGAGCGtatcgtcgccatcgcctgcGGGCTGCAAGGCGCctcgcgcgtgcacgccctCCTCAGGGAGTGCGGAGAAGGCCCCAAAGCAAGACAAGGACCGTGAGGGAAATCTGGGAGAGCACTCGATTTCCTCGTGTGTCTGGCGAGGGAaggcgggaggaggaggaagagggggggtCAACCCAGTGCCAACGTAGTCgtcggctgcgtcgccgctcgcacgcacgctaCGCGCAAAGTCTTACACTGACGTGTAGCGGAGAAGGAACGCACTGGTTCTGCTGCCGTAGGGGGCACGCACGGGCAGAGCGAGGACTCACGGGTGAAGGAAGGGGAGAGCCGAAAGAAGACCTCGCGATGCGCTACCCGCGCCCGACATCCTCGCAGAAGGGCGATGTGATCAGTGATGCGCGTAGCAGCAACAGCCCCACCCCGCTCTCCCTGGACGTGCCGTCGCCGGAGCACGCGTGGACGGGCGTGGAGCTGACCCACACGCTGGACGGCACGCCtgcgggaggagaggggggcgcgGCGTTgggggcggcgaggacgtcCGCcatcttttcttttcccttcaATGCCGCTGCGGGTCGCCCGCTGCCATCCTTTGCGCCGCTTCTCCCGACGCAGCGAACTCCGCTGTGGGTGGATGCAACGAGCACCGATGGCAGTGCGCACGTGCCGAAGCAGAAGATGGgtgacgacgccgcggcaacACCGCAGCCTGCGCCCCCATGTTCGATATCCaagccccccttccccagcGTTTCGGTGTCCGGGGCAACGACTAAAGGCTGTGGCGAGGGTCatgaagctgctgccgcttctcctgctgctcgccgGCAGGTTCAACTCAGCCAGTGGGCCGTTTCTCCTTTGAACAGTCCGCTGTCCGTCCCCTCCGTCGCGGCAAGCACCCGCAGCCGAAACAAGCGCCGATTCGAAGATCTGACGCCGCTTGAGCAGAGGTTGGAATCACCGGTGGCCTCCTCTTTCACCGACCTCTTTGTTGGCTTGGAGAGGCCGCGCCTGCGTGGTCGCCGACCGCGAGAGGGgcttcagcgccgcggccaccaccgtcgcgtCCATGCAGACGGCGTCTCCGATGTTGAGGCGCAGGCGTCCCTgctctcctcgtcgtccttaTCGCTGCATCAGATATGCTCTACCAGCCATTGTGATGACACCTTCTccgacgaggacgacatcgacgacgacagtTACGAGAGCGCAACCGAGGACGAAGACGGCGCGAACACCCCTACCGTCTATCGCAGCCCCCAGCTACCACACTGGTGGCGCAGCATCGCGGCCCCAGTACCAGGGACTCGCGTGTCTCTGAGACCGGACACGTGCCGCCACGAGTTTTGGTGGATTGACCGACTCGGCTTCGAAGCTCACGAGATTGTCCGCGTCGTCCTGAAGCACTCCCTCGAGGGggtcgtgctgcgccgcagcggcgagacgGCCGTTGTTGTGGAGTTTCGAATTCTGCCGAAGCTATTAAAATCCACCAACTACGATGTCGCGCGGCGatcgcgccagcagcgcgacgcgTCGCCAAGCCTGGCGGCAGATGCGAGCGTGAGCGAGTCTCCCAGGATGCCCTTCACGGATAGCGCTCGCTCCCTCACCCCAACTGTCTCTCTCACCGGCTCCCAGCCGGtcgacgcggcggaggcggcggattTGGGGGACCAACGCATACGCAGTGGTAACCGCGGTAGCCGTACCGTCGGTATTTCGTCTCCCGATGTgcgtctgcagctgccggagCTAGTCCGagccgacagcggcggcaaagcAGAGTGCAGCCAAAGAGAGTTTGCGGAGCCGGCGACCAGTACGGCGAACGGCACCACCACAACCGCGGCCACAACGGTCACTACGACCATAACGGCGACTGCAGGGTCAATAGGCGGCCAGCTCACATCGCCATCGAGCTTTCCTCTGTCGCCGAAGCGTCCCACCAGGGAGTCCGTCTCTGGCGGCAGGGAGGAGAACACCCCCTCCACGCAGGTATCTGTGCGCACATCATCCCTGcgctcccctctctcgcccagCGCTCATCCCTCACTCTCCCTTGCAGTCGGCAGCATCGCGGTCACAGTGGCCGGCCGGTCGGCAGACTCATTAGCAGAGCAAGACCCTCAATGGCCTGTGCTGGCTCGTGTTCTCGATACCACCACTaaccagcaccagcaccagtCGTTGCGCCTGCCCGTCGCGCAAACATCCCCGCGAACAAGCGCGGTTGCGGCAACGGTGAAGGCTGCCGAAAGCATGAGCGGAAAtggtgaggcagaggccgacGCGTCCGTGACgaatggcggcggcggcggcggcggtgaaagCGCCCGCCCCTTGGCGCCCACGAGCGTAAAACCGAACGCCAACGGAAGCTCCACCAGCGTCCTCCCGGTGGCGATGTCGCCAGTGCGGCGCCTCATCCAAGAGAGCCGCCCCGCGACGAAGCTGGATGCGGTGCACAACACGAGCATCGTTGGTGGCGCCGATGACGTCGTGGCCAGCGTGGAACCGACATCGTCCATGGGCACTCAAGGCAGCATTGGCTGCCCGTCTCCCTGGCGCTCCTCTCCACAGCCGCAGTTGCCGTGCGGCAAGCTGCCTCCTACGGTCAAGGTGAACTCAATGGTCGCGAACGGCACGGGGTCGGGGAGCTCGCACAGCTGCATCCGCAACAACCACAGCGGCGGTAATACTCACCTGTCTAGCATCTCGGAGGAGGGAACGTTCCTCGTCCACGTGGAGCTGCACCACAATTTGAAGAACGTCGGCGTGAATCAACGGAGAaatggcggcgctgtcgtcgctcCACCTGCTGCATCCGCGTTCAATCCGCTGCCTTCTGCCAGCAGTCACTCCGTCCCCGCGCTGCCCGGCAACTCGAACAGCGACTggcagcacggcagccaGCGATCGCAGCAACCGCACCCGTGGACTGTAGGGCGACAGCTGTCGCCACGGCAACCTCACCGCCAGCATACATTGAGCAGCCCCATCAGCGCTGCCAACTTGTACCCCGACACAACAGAAAAGGTggtcgcggctgctgcagaggcTGCGCGCTTGGAGGACGCCATTGTTCCAActacagcagcggcagcaactccctcgcagcagcaaccggCGGTTTGGGGTACGCCGCAGCACGCTAtggacgaagacgacgactcCGTTGTGGCGATTCTCACGCTGCCGATCTCTGTGTGTACGCCGATCGTCGTGGCACGCCTCCATGCGATGCGTATCCTGCATCCCCTTCTGCCTGCCATTACCGCCCTGCACGGCCCCGCCTTCTCGGCCAGCATAGCTGGTGATTACCGCAACTCGGATAACACGGATACAGACAGCAGCAATGAAGCGCTGGTcaccgcaccgcagccgtcAAACGCGACACCGCCGTCTTCGCCCGCGGCGGGTGCGCAGGGCCCCGACTACGCTGGCGCTATTCGCCTCCTCAGCGAAGCGATCGAATTTTTTaaggaagagaagaacgccgaggaggaggcgccgccgtcgatgaTGCCCACCCCAGAAGACCACGCGCCGACGCGTGCCCGCGATCTTTCTATCCTGTACACAGTCCGCagccacctcctcttccacgcCTCGCCGACGTGCCTTCGCGACAGCCTTCAAGATGCCGAGGCGGCACTGCGGTGCTGCCCCGCCAGGGATCATATCAACCCCACCTACGAGGTACTCGCCGCAAACCTGATCAGCTTTGGCTACGTATCCGAGGTGGAGGGCCTGGCCGGGCACTtgcggcaccgctggcgtgccgcatcgccgctgcttctccgtctcGGCCGCGTCACACAGGTGATGGTGTCGTACGCGTCCATCTttctgcgccagcagcttcCGACGTCCACGTTGCGCCTGTGCGCCGGTGGCAGTGCAAACATGATGCTGCCCAGCAATACCAGCGACACCGCCACGGGAAGCCCGTCGCTGACGGCCATCTCGCTCTCGCCCCGGTCGACCCCGCTACCGACGGAGCACACCAGCTCCTATCTCGGTCACCGTGGCGACGAGCGCTCGTCGCGTCCTGAGGtagctgccgccaccgccaacaCGCTCCTCCAGCCGCACAAGCTGCCGTACGAGGTCTGTCCGCTGCCTTTgggccgccacggcagaaCCCTGCACAACCGCGacgagccgccgcggcagtcGTCGCCGATATCGACGTCGCCTCTGTCCTTCCCCGCCACAGGCGCCgacagcgccagcgcagacTCGATGCCGCACCTGCGCTCACCGCTTCGCGGTTCCCGTCAATCCAGCCGTCCCTTCCGTCCTGGCGCCGAcgtgtgccaccgccgcctaTTCCTCCTCGAGATGCTCTTCCCCAGCATGAACCCAGCGCCGGTGagtccgctgccgcttcccgTGTCGCGCGGGTACCGTGGCGCGACGGGGCGACGAGGCTGGCAGCCGAACAGCACCAAGGTGACGATCAGTGGCGGCAATGACaacgccaccccctccaaCGTCGTCATTGTCCCGAAAACCGAGACGACGCGGCCGGTGAGGGCGGAAGACTTCATGTACGATCGGAACTCCATGCTGGCCCTCCTGGTCGCCACGGCCGACACGACAATGCAGTGGGGCACGGTGCCGATGTGCTACTTCTGCCGCCACATCCGCCTCTCCGCCACGCGCCGCATTCAAAAAGATGAGGTCATCTTCGTGGAGCGCCCAGCCATTCTGATGCCCTTCTGGCCGCTGCTCCCGTCGCGATTGGCGTCGGCGTCtaccggtgccgctgcgccccgtagcagcagcggcaccggcgccgggGTGAGCGACAGGCCTGTCAGCACTACGCCAGAGCCGTCGTGCTGCGCGCAGTGTGGGCGACAACGGCTTGCGAAACCTGTGAACTGCCCTGGCGGTTGTCACTCCGTCTACTGCTCCGAGCAGTGCCGGCAAcgggcgctgcggctgtaTCACGTGGTGGAGTGTGGCGGCGTTCCACCAGACCCCAACAACGCGGGCGTTCTCGAGCCTGGCGACGACGTGGGGGCGCGAGTGCGACGcaccgtggcggtgctgcaggacgTCTTCTCCGACTGGAATAGTTACTTGCACCACCTCGCTCGCTGGGATACCCCGAGCACCCGCCTCACAGCTCAGCACGCCGCGTGCTCGCCAGTGACAACGCCCGGTGCGTCACCCGTGTCGCCATCGCCGGTAGGTGAAATGCCTAGACATGACGCatcccagcagcagcagcagcccggTGGTTCGGACGGTGAGACGCCTGCGCAGGAgaagcggagctgcgcgccgccaccaaTCCTGACCGTCACGGCGAtgcgggtggtggcgaggCTTGAGGCGATGATGCTGAGTTTGGCTctgccgctggagctgctaCCTCAGATGCAGAACCACCCGACGTGGACAGCAGAGCGGCACGCGATgatgcgcgctgcagctcgcacGCTGCGTCAACGCGGACTTATGGTGCCGGCGTCAACCACACGCGGCGTCAACTTGTACTGCACGCATGTGGACCCCCAGCGACTCTTGCTGCTCGAGGTGCtgttgcagcagctctccgtTCCCTTCTTCGCCGACTTCAACTACCGCGCTTCGCCCACCGTCTGGGAGAAGCTGAGTCGGATTCCGTGCGAggtggcgcgcagctccggcaACGCGGTCGTCACGACCGGTCCTGAAAAATCGGTGGCCAGCCCGGTGGACGGCTTGGGGCCGGACATGTTCCGCAGCCtgcccctcccacacacgccgTCGCCCGTGCCCGCCAaagcgccgcagcaacgcAACTGTTTTGTGGAGCTGACGCCCGCGCAGTTGGAGGAGCTGCTCTGCGACTTGCACAGCATGCTGCATCGAGTCTACCAGGTTGTCGCGAAGGAGCTGGCCGACGTGCCCTCCATCCCCCTCTGTGgcgcggagggggaggaaaaGAACAGCCTCGAGTGGGGCCTCCCCGGTCGGTGGAACTGTGTCGAACTTCTCGGCTTCCTCAACAGCACGCGAGCATTCCAGCAGATCAGCGACTTTGCCTTGACGAGTTGGGCGGTGGTGTACCCGCGCGACATGGAGCCGCCAAACGTCGCTGCCGCAATGGCGGCGGACCACCGTAACACGCCACAGGCCCGGCCCATCTTTGTAGGCGACGATCGCCCGCTGAACATCaatccccaccaccaccaccaccaccaccaccccaacCAGAGCAGCACCATCACGAACGAGTTCAGCCACGCGAACCCGAGCGACATGAACACGGTTGCGGTGCCACTCGTCGTGATTAGTCCATGGTCATGCTTGACGGTGGACCTGCACCCGATTCTGGGCAACGTCCCCAGCGGCGTCATACACTCTCGCTTCATGATcgagcacgagcagcggcgacgtaTGCTCGCCTactgcgcggccgcagcagggcgtcgcggtggcgacggcatcgGCGGGGGTAGCGTGAGCGAGGattcttttctctctgtccactcggcatcctcgacatcggcggcggcgctgctcaccgGCGACGACTCTGCTCGGACAGGGTCGTTGCGCGACGATCTCAACCTtcagctgctcgaggaggctgctcagcgcagctgctccaaCCTGCACATCTCCCTCGTCTATACCCCATCCAAAGAGCCCGCAGTGCTCGCCGTGGCAAAGAAAAACATCACCCATGGGGACGTGCTGTGGTGGGAGTCACTGAGCTGCCGCGAGTACCTTTCCGCGCTCCTGTAGCGGCGCGCGTCATGTGGCACACATGAAGACGCTCGCCCTCCATCTTCCCGACCTCGCGACGGGGCGAACGTGcttgtgtctgtctgccgcctccgcggaggtatcgagagggggggggggccgtGGCCGCACGGGATGCAGCGAAAGATATGAATACgcatatatgtgtatatgtatgtacaGTTTGCtgctttgtttttgtttgttttcgtATCTGTGCGACTCTATCCTCTTCCGGTGTGTATTTGCGTTTTTCGAAGTGGTTAATAAACGATGCAGAGCCCTGCACGCAcgtccgtgtgcgtgcgtgtatgtgtgtgtgtgtgtgtgtgtgtgtgtgtgtgtgtgcttgtgttcGCGTGACGACGGCAAGGAGGAAGACGTGAGTGGGGGTGCCAGAGAGTTTGAACAACAGACTCAGCTATACAAGGAGCCTACTGCTTTACGCCCCTCCCGCTCTGTAAGGACTACGCTCTCGTTTTTCATCACGGCTCtttgcctccctcctcactcATGTCTCATTTCTGATGTTGTTCCttcgttttctctctcgGGATGTCGCTGACACGCGGGCCAGTCGAtgggccgccgcctcacctcCCAAGGCAACTGCCATATCCATGGCACCTTTGCTTTTCTTCCGTTGAACCATGGTCCTGTGCTTgccacatgcacatacaACTGAGAACACTCAATCCtggcacacgcatgcacttgtgcgtgcgtgtgtgtgtgtgtgtccgcaCGCAAGAGGCGGTCGACACGTTGTCAGCGGCACTGGCGAAGATGAGCCGTTGCTACGTGGCTCATGGCAATGATGAGCAGCTGGATGCGGGGGGGAGGAGCCTCCATGACGATGCGCCGAACTTTTCGCGTTCTccttcccccaccctcccacCGACtctcccgctcctctctcgcgcacgcacacctgccATACGCGCACATCAGCGCACTTCGCACAGTGTcgaagcacacacaccctcgcACAAGCTCTTGGCCGCCTtttcacctcctccgcaccCCTTTGGGCGAGAGAAATGGCCCTCCTTGCGCCCAAGGCGCTGCACAAGCGCGTCAAGGGCACAAACGTGGAGGTACGCAAGGAGGTGACGGACGACAACACCGACGCACAGCTGGCCCTCCTCTACTCGATTCACGCTGATGATGAGACAGAGCTGCGGTGGCTCCACAACACGCTGCGGCCGGAGCGCAACCTGGTCCACCCCTCCGACGCCTTTCTGCACGGCATGAAGGCGCTGCACCCAGCCGCCGTCTTTAACACGTTCGAcgtgaagaaggcgaagctgcGACGACTCACGAAGTACGAGAAGGACAAAGAGACCGCCATGAAGCGGCGCAAGAAGGAGGTGgcccccaccgctgcctACAAGGCCGCCGTCAACCCCCACAAGACCCCACGCACCGGCGGAGCGGCGCCAGCTGATgaggtgcgcgtgctgtCGCGGGGCATGAACAAGGCACAGAAGGCGCGTAGCCGCACACGGGCTGCCCATAAGTCTGGCAAGGTGGTCAACGGCGCCGAGGCGCCAAAGGCTTTCTTCACCAAGTGGAAGAAGCGCAAGCAGGAAAAGATCGGCCGGGGTCTGTGacgccgtgcgtgcgtgactatgttctctgcgtgtgcgcattcGGATGCGTCTGTTCTTTCATTGTAGCTccatgccgctgctgtgacgGCATGGAAAATGCGGCTCTCTGGCCCTGTATGCTGACACATATATACGCGCCCGTCCCCTCTTGATTTTTCGGCACATTTTTAAGCGGTTAAGCCATCCATCGATCCTCCCGTGtcgtctgtctgtgtcttggtacggaggggaggggggtcgcCTGATCATGatacctccccctcctcctcctcctcccccccccctacacagacacgcatgcacatggCGGGGCTTGGTACAGCTCTCTTTAAGACGCGCACCCGTGGTCAAGCCATCttggagaagcagctgcatTCCCAGAAGAATGAGCGCGTAAAACCGGAAAGGAGGGATGAAAAACAGCAGAGCAACGCCCATCGGCGACTTTCGTCTGCCTATATatctgtctgtctgtgtgccgaGGAGTTcggtgccaccaccaccaccacacgtcTTTTGCTCGTCCACCCTGCTGGACGCAAGGAGACCTGCAGGGATGGACCCCTGCGTTttgcgcctctctcccgtCTGTGTGCCCTTGTGCatgacgcacacacacacacacacagacacgtgagccttctctctcctccctccagCCCCACCCCTCGCTCTCCATTGGTggtgccactgctgctcgtgcgtgtgcgcgttctTCGACATGTCACAGTCCCACCCGCccatctctcctcctcgtgccTCCTCTCGTGCTATGGGCTCTATCTTGCGTTGTGATACAGGGTGCCGGATACGACAAGAAGAGGTTTACATTGCGGAGCCGAGACGGCACTTAGCAAGCCCCCCTCCCAGAGGTACAGCACGCGGCTGTTGCGGCGGCTCTTGTTGCCGTGGCGCGCGCCACAGAGAGGGTCCCTTCACTTCCGTTTTGCTCTCCGCCCCGGCATCATTCCGTGGCACAGAGGGCGTGAGAAAGCAGGACGGGGggcctcctcgcgcacgtgcgtgtgtggtgagCAAAGGGCGAACGACACTCTTGTCCCATAGTCATGCGGCGCGCGttgcacgcggcggcgctgccgagccGCGCGCCTCTCACGCCCCGACGGTACAAGTCGTACGTGCTGAAGTTCTTGCGCGGCCAGTTGCCCCACGATCTCAAAGACTGTGCGGGTGCGCTCGGGTGCTTGTACGGCACGTTGCCCGACGTGGACGAGTACA belongs to Leishmania donovani BPK282A1 complete genome, chromosome 4 and includes:
- a CDS encoding ADP-ribosylation factor, putative; the protein is MGQLFTSLWSMFKGNKSYKLLILGLNNAGKTSILYYLQLGHSIATQPTLGGNTETLTITHPQTNNTITFTCWDLGGQEQLRESWKLYYDHTDAVLFVVDAADAVKFPKAKEVLHQLLHGEPSLQHATLLVLANKQDMESAAAPAELIEYLELGKLRDRTWTLMGCSTSTGESLREAMNWIAENV